In Chitinophaga sp. HK235, a single window of DNA contains:
- a CDS encoding nucleotide sugar dehydrogenase: MAVDTKIAIIGLGYVGLPLAVEFARKFRTVGFDINQARIDALRSGHDHTLEVADDDLKGVLAKDAQAATGLYCTNNIEELRDCNYYIVTVPTPVDKHNRPDLTPLYKASETVGKVLSKGDIVIYESTVYPGVTEDECVPVLEKVSGLKFNKDFFAGYSPERINPGDKEHTVAKILKVTSGSTPEVAEKVDQLYRAVITAGTHKAASIKVAEAAKVIENAQRDINIAFVNELAKIFNRLGIDTDEVLQAAGTKWNFLKFRPGLVGGHCIGVDPYYLSQKAQEAGYHPEIILAGRRLNDGMGEFVAHEVVKLMVKKEINVKNANILVLGITFKENCPDVRNTKVVDILNTLKDYETNITIYDPWANPEEVHHEYGWRSVQSLDGDCNYDAVVLAVAHHQFKDLTFDKICKQTRVIYDVKGMLPKEAVDARL, from the coding sequence ATGGCTGTGGATACCAAAATAGCAATTATAGGCTTGGGATATGTAGGCTTGCCGCTGGCAGTGGAGTTTGCCAGAAAGTTCAGAACTGTAGGTTTCGATATTAACCAGGCGCGCATCGACGCGCTCAGAAGTGGCCACGACCATACGCTGGAAGTAGCCGATGATGACCTGAAAGGCGTACTGGCAAAAGACGCACAGGCAGCTACCGGCTTATACTGTACCAACAACATTGAAGAACTCAGGGATTGTAATTACTATATCGTTACGGTACCTACGCCGGTGGACAAACACAACAGGCCCGACCTCACACCACTGTACAAAGCCAGTGAAACAGTAGGCAAGGTGCTCAGCAAAGGAGATATTGTGATTTATGAATCAACGGTATACCCCGGTGTAACGGAAGATGAATGTGTGCCTGTACTGGAAAAGGTTTCCGGTCTGAAGTTCAATAAAGACTTCTTCGCTGGCTACTCTCCTGAAAGGATCAACCCGGGCGATAAGGAACATACGGTAGCCAAAATACTGAAAGTGACTTCCGGCTCCACACCGGAAGTGGCTGAAAAAGTGGACCAGCTCTACAGAGCCGTCATCACCGCCGGTACGCACAAAGCTGCCAGCATCAAGGTAGCTGAAGCAGCCAAGGTGATTGAAAACGCACAACGTGATATCAACATCGCTTTTGTCAACGAACTGGCTAAGATATTCAACCGCCTGGGAATCGATACAGATGAAGTATTGCAGGCCGCCGGCACTAAATGGAACTTCCTGAAATTCCGCCCCGGACTGGTTGGCGGACACTGTATCGGTGTAGATCCTTACTACCTGTCACAAAAAGCACAGGAAGCCGGCTACCATCCGGAGATTATCCTCGCCGGACGCCGCCTCAACGATGGTATGGGCGAATTTGTAGCCCATGAAGTGGTGAAGCTGATGGTGAAGAAAGAGATCAACGTTAAAAATGCAAACATACTGGTACTGGGTATCACCTTTAAGGAAAACTGCCCCGATGTACGCAACACCAAAGTGGTAGATATCCTCAACACCCTGAAGGATTATGAGACCAACATTACCATATACGATCCATGGGCTAATCCGGAAGAAGTACATCACGAATACGGATGGCGCTCTGTACAGTCTCTCGACGGGGATTGCAACTATGACGCAGTAGTCCTGGCGGTGGCCCATCATCAGTTTAAAGACCTGACCTTCGATAAAATATGTAAGCAAACAAGGGTTATTTATGATGTTAAAGGCATGCTGCCAAAAGAAGCAGTAGACGCCAGATTATAA
- a CDS encoding polysaccharide biosynthesis tyrosine autokinase — MQHENIYSKGQHSANGHSRPQESNERVLDLRSILDKVLSNWYWFVLCGILTIALAWVYLRYATPNYLINAKILVQDQQKGGNIPGEELFQQLELFSNKSNVDNEVEILKSRSLAEKVVNSLELNVRYFTEGRVKKTEVFNKRPFSMHWLSLKDTLTAVSYTLRPQGRDSFALHREDLSLRGAWGDTIRLPEGVMTLTRHHTVDSLEAEYDVNVVSIDNAVADLMTQLNVSIPNKQVSTIDLALTTTIPGKGEEILNTLIDAYRHASVEDKNRIADSTIDFIDKRLRIVSTELLGVERNIQQFKQDNQLADLTEQSKLLVSGTGDNLKQLTDAQVKLNVISSMEEYIRDEKNNKRVVPSSMIVQDPTFVGLVEKYNTLQLERERQLLASTPSNPVVVNLDRQLSGIRGDLASNIQSFRKGVELSIEELQRNSNSLSQRIRKVPAAERVFLDFSRQQAIKQDLYVFLLKKREESAISKTSNLAIARIIDPAKSDALPFKPKRIMVYLLALIAGAGIPALWIYLRGLLNTRIQSREDIKALTPVPVLAEIGHCTDKQSLVVSKDGGTHVAEQFRALRTNLQFILSGKQDKVVLLTSSMSGEGKSFVAVNLAAVLAYSGKKVVLLEMDLRKPKISEGLGLSNHTGFSSYSIGRASINEILQPSGIHENLKVISSGPIPPNPAELMLLESTEHLFTELRRYFDYIIIDTAPVGLVTDAQLLGRFADATLYLVRQGYTFRQQLEVSKDLYLYGKMPKINLIINDVKASRSSGYGGYGYGYGYGYGHENTQKKKGIKKLKSLINN, encoded by the coding sequence ATGCAGCACGAGAACATTTATTCTAAAGGACAACATTCTGCCAATGGTCACAGTAGACCACAGGAGTCAAATGAGCGTGTACTGGACCTGCGCAGCATCCTGGACAAGGTATTGTCCAACTGGTACTGGTTTGTGTTATGCGGCATTTTAACCATCGCATTGGCATGGGTATACCTCCGGTATGCTACGCCCAACTATCTCATCAATGCGAAAATACTGGTACAGGATCAGCAGAAAGGAGGTAATATCCCCGGTGAAGAACTCTTTCAACAGCTGGAACTGTTCTCCAATAAAAGCAACGTCGACAATGAAGTGGAAATACTGAAGTCCCGTTCCCTCGCGGAAAAGGTAGTGAATAGCCTCGAACTGAATGTCCGCTACTTCACCGAAGGAAGGGTGAAGAAGACCGAAGTGTTTAATAAACGGCCTTTTTCCATGCACTGGCTGTCGCTCAAAGATACACTCACAGCGGTGAGTTATACCTTGAGGCCCCAAGGCCGCGATAGTTTTGCCCTCCACCGGGAAGACCTCAGTCTCCGCGGTGCCTGGGGTGACACAATTCGTTTACCCGAAGGCGTTATGACGCTCACAAGACACCATACGGTTGATAGCCTCGAAGCAGAATACGATGTGAACGTAGTGTCTATAGACAATGCAGTGGCCGATCTGATGACACAGCTCAACGTAAGTATTCCCAATAAGCAGGTGAGTACCATCGATCTGGCGCTGACAACCACCATCCCGGGAAAAGGGGAGGAGATCCTCAACACACTGATAGATGCTTACCGTCACGCCAGTGTGGAAGATAAAAACCGGATCGCCGACAGTACCATCGATTTTATTGACAAACGACTGCGGATTGTCAGCACTGAACTACTGGGCGTAGAAAGAAACATCCAGCAGTTTAAACAAGACAACCAGCTGGCCGATCTCACCGAACAATCCAAACTACTGGTGTCCGGCACCGGCGACAACCTGAAACAGCTGACAGACGCACAGGTAAAACTGAATGTGATCAGTTCCATGGAAGAATATATCCGCGACGAAAAAAACAACAAAAGAGTAGTCCCTTCTTCCATGATCGTTCAGGACCCTACCTTCGTAGGCCTGGTAGAGAAATACAACACCCTGCAGCTCGAAAGGGAAAGGCAGCTGCTGGCCAGCACACCTTCCAACCCGGTAGTGGTAAACCTCGATCGCCAGCTGTCCGGCATCCGCGGCGACCTGGCGAGCAACATACAATCTTTCAGGAAAGGAGTGGAGCTGAGTATCGAAGAACTGCAACGCAACAGCAACTCCCTCTCCCAGCGTATCCGCAAGGTACCTGCTGCAGAAAGGGTGTTCCTCGACTTCTCCCGCCAGCAGGCCATCAAACAGGACCTGTACGTGTTCCTGCTGAAGAAGCGGGAAGAATCGGCTATCTCCAAAACATCCAACCTGGCCATTGCCAGGATCATCGATCCGGCTAAAAGCGACGCGTTACCGTTCAAGCCTAAACGGATAATGGTATACCTGCTGGCACTGATAGCAGGCGCCGGTATCCCGGCCTTATGGATCTATCTGCGTGGCTTGCTCAATACCCGTATCCAGAGCAGGGAAGATATCAAAGCACTGACACCGGTGCCGGTACTGGCCGAAATAGGCCACTGCACTGATAAGCAGTCACTGGTAGTGAGCAAAGACGGCGGTACCCATGTGGCCGAACAGTTCCGCGCTCTCCGGACCAACCTGCAATTTATCTTGTCGGGCAAACAGGATAAAGTCGTACTGCTCACTTCCAGCATGAGTGGTGAAGGCAAATCGTTTGTAGCCGTGAACCTGGCTGCTGTACTGGCCTACTCCGGTAAAAAGGTGGTGCTCCTGGAAATGGACCTCCGCAAACCGAAGATCTCAGAAGGGCTGGGATTAAGCAACCACACCGGTTTTAGCAGTTATTCCATCGGAAGGGCCAGCATCAACGAGATCTTACAACCCTCGGGCATACACGAAAACCTGAAGGTCATTTCTTCAGGGCCCATACCGCCCAATCCGGCAGAACTGATGCTGCTGGAGTCTACCGAACACCTCTTCACAGAGCTGCGCCGCTATTTCGACTATATCATCATCGACACCGCCCCCGTAGGACTGGTGACAGATGCCCAGCTGCTGGGCCGTTTTGCAGACGCTACGTTGTACCTGGTAAGGCAGGGTTATACGTTCCGTCAGCAGCTGGAAGTGTCAAAAGACTTATATTTATACGGTAAAATGCCCAAAATCAATCTAATCATAAATGATGTAAAAGCCTCAAGGTCATCGGGTTACGGTGGTTATGGCTACGGCTATGGTTATGGTTACGGGCATGAAAACACACAAAAAAAGAAAGGTATCAAAAAATTAAAATCACTTATCAATAACTAA
- a CDS encoding polysaccharide biosynthesis/export family protein: MKFFTREQGAMLCFMKKRGWADWLMAGIVSICLFSCATPKNISYFKDVPDSLPNKEVAEAMYKTPVIQVDDILQVSIQTLDPAATVLLNQQNTASWPVTGTPGTGATVNSSGVSGYLVDKEGYITLPLIGKMLVKDKSTSQVRDEIKAKAAEFYKDPVVNVRLANFRVTVLGEVARPSTYVMPNEKVTLLDAIGMAGDLTIYGKRENVLLIREKDNKKEFVRFNLNNTNLFTSPYYYLQQGDVVYVEPNKSKIASTDGARLRNITIVSSALSVLIVLLTRIKF, from the coding sequence ATGAAGTTTTTCACCCGGGAACAAGGAGCAATGCTCTGTTTTATGAAGAAACGTGGATGGGCAGACTGGTTGATGGCAGGCATTGTCAGCATTTGCCTGTTCTCCTGTGCAACGCCAAAGAACATCTCTTATTTTAAAGATGTGCCAGACTCACTGCCCAACAAGGAAGTGGCTGAGGCGATGTATAAAACACCTGTCATCCAGGTAGATGATATCCTGCAGGTCAGCATCCAGACACTGGACCCCGCAGCCACCGTACTGCTCAACCAGCAGAACACCGCCAGCTGGCCGGTAACCGGCACACCTGGTACTGGTGCTACTGTCAACAGCAGCGGCGTTAGCGGATACCTGGTTGACAAAGAAGGATATATCACCCTTCCACTGATCGGTAAAATGCTGGTGAAAGACAAATCCACCAGCCAGGTCCGGGATGAAATAAAAGCCAAAGCCGCCGAGTTCTACAAAGACCCGGTGGTAAACGTAAGACTGGCCAACTTCAGAGTGACCGTACTGGGAGAAGTGGCAAGGCCATCTACCTACGTGATGCCCAATGAAAAAGTGACCCTGCTCGATGCAATAGGCATGGCCGGAGACCTTACCATCTACGGTAAAAGAGAGAATGTCCTGCTCATCAGGGAAAAGGATAACAAGAAAGAGTTTGTAAGATTCAACCTGAATAATACCAATCTGTTTACTTCTCCCTATTACTATCTGCAACAGGGAGATGTGGTATATGTTGAACCGAATAAGTCAAAGATCGCATCCACAGATGGTGCAAGACTCAGAAACATCACCATCGTTTCATCTGCCCTGTCTGTATTGATTGTATTATTGACACGAATAAAATTCTAA
- a CDS encoding nucleoside-diphosphate sugar epimerase/dehydratase encodes MVYRSSWITPSWLILLLDLGCSVLAINLAFLLRLNFDMEALTPYPLEKISLIVLGIHLVLSLLLRTYRGIVRHTSLADIGNIACLNIISCCIYLSIGYSHVLDPEVNYFPLSVVLINFFITSFLLLSYRLLVKWIFKYYKNFRSVNKVRAAIYHTSLTSLMLRKAINENPETDIRIVAFLADTNAHAGKSIEGTPVYVSRKGQLFKMVKQGKVSLLLIPDEHLDPLHLNELVEECIALNIKVQKIIPVNQWIDGTQNSIQLKDINIEDLLERSVIDIKNEQLNHELKHKSILVTGAAGSIGSEIVRQVIRYEPAVIILCDKAETPLHELELEMAETGTNVPIIPFIGNVCDRSRMQQLFEVYAPAVVYHAAAYKHVPMMEKNPSIAVMNNVLGTKIMAELAAEFGVEKFVMVSTDKAVNPTNVMGASKRIAEIFTQSFSNKINEHFKKTGPVFGLPPTRFITTRFGNVLGSNGSVIPRFKKQLESGGPLTVTHPEITRYFMTIPEACQLVLEAGAMGQGGEIFVFDMGKPMKVADLAKKMIRMAGKEPGRDIQIVYSGLRPGEKLYEELLNNAENTLPTYHEKIMIAKVRSYSFAEVDEKVTQLIASAQQHYLTPTVALMKKLVPEFISKNSAYEELDKDKIKM; translated from the coding sequence ATGGTGTATAGATCATCATGGATTACCCCGTCATGGCTTATCCTGCTGCTGGACCTCGGGTGTTCCGTCCTCGCCATTAATCTTGCCTTTCTGCTCAGGCTGAACTTTGATATGGAGGCCCTCACTCCCTATCCGCTGGAAAAGATCTCCCTTATTGTATTAGGCATTCATCTGGTATTGTCGCTGCTGTTGCGTACATACCGCGGCATCGTCAGACATACCAGCCTGGCTGATATTGGCAACATCGCCTGCCTCAATATCATCAGCTGTTGTATCTATCTGTCTATTGGATACAGCCATGTGCTCGACCCCGAAGTGAATTATTTCCCCCTCTCCGTTGTATTGATCAATTTCTTTATCACTTCCTTTCTCCTCTTGTCATACCGGCTGTTGGTGAAGTGGATATTTAAATACTATAAAAACTTCCGCTCTGTCAATAAAGTAAGGGCTGCTATCTATCATACCAGCCTTACCAGCCTGATGTTACGTAAAGCCATCAACGAAAATCCGGAAACGGATATACGAATAGTTGCATTCCTGGCTGATACCAACGCACATGCAGGAAAATCCATAGAAGGTACGCCTGTATACGTTTCCCGCAAAGGACAGCTGTTTAAAATGGTCAAACAAGGGAAAGTATCCCTGCTGCTCATCCCCGATGAACATCTCGACCCACTGCACCTGAATGAACTGGTGGAAGAATGTATAGCACTGAATATTAAAGTACAGAAAATCATCCCTGTCAATCAATGGATCGATGGTACACAAAACAGTATACAGTTGAAAGATATCAATATTGAGGACCTGCTGGAAAGATCTGTGATCGATATTAAAAATGAACAGCTGAACCATGAACTCAAACATAAGAGTATCCTGGTAACCGGTGCTGCCGGCTCTATTGGCAGCGAAATAGTAAGACAGGTGATCCGCTACGAACCTGCGGTAATCATCCTCTGTGATAAGGCCGAAACACCTTTACATGAACTGGAACTCGAGATGGCAGAGACAGGGACCAATGTTCCAATCATACCCTTCATTGGTAATGTATGTGACAGAAGCCGCATGCAGCAGCTGTTTGAAGTATATGCTCCTGCTGTCGTGTACCACGCGGCCGCATATAAACACGTGCCCATGATGGAAAAAAATCCTTCCATCGCCGTGATGAACAATGTGCTGGGAACCAAGATCATGGCGGAATTAGCGGCAGAATTTGGCGTGGAGAAATTTGTGATGGTGTCTACAGACAAAGCCGTCAATCCTACCAACGTGATGGGCGCCTCCAAACGCATCGCCGAAATCTTCACACAATCCTTTAGTAATAAAATCAACGAGCACTTTAAAAAAACAGGACCGGTATTTGGTTTGCCTCCCACCCGGTTTATCACTACCCGCTTTGGGAATGTGCTGGGCTCCAACGGCTCCGTAATACCCCGCTTCAAGAAACAACTGGAAAGCGGCGGACCACTTACGGTAACGCACCCGGAAATCACCCGCTATTTCATGACCATCCCTGAAGCCTGCCAGCTGGTACTCGAAGCCGGCGCTATGGGACAAGGTGGCGAGATATTTGTTTTCGATATGGGCAAACCCATGAAAGTGGCCGATCTGGCAAAGAAAATGATCCGTATGGCCGGTAAAGAGCCAGGAAGGGATATCCAGATCGTATACTCAGGATTAAGGCCCGGAGAGAAGTTATACGAAGAACTGTTGAACAATGCAGAAAATACTTTACCTACCTATCACGAAAAAATTATGATCGCAAAAGTACGTAGCTATTCTTTTGCAGAGGTAGATGAAAAAGTTACACAACTGATCGCATCTGCCCAACAACATTACCTGACGCCAACGGTAGCACTAATGAAAAAGCTGGTGCCGGAATTTATTAGTAAAAATTCGGCCTACGAAGAATTGGATAAGGACAAAATAAAAATGTAA
- a CDS encoding LUD domain-containing protein, translating to MSSREQILRAVRENQPGSSALPSLDGLSGSMPATLDAYRKVLEGLGGSLFEISDTAEIPALLAQHYPHLSRVISAAADSREWINEDPHLLEDVDMAIVPGQWGVAENGAIWLTEQDIHIRVLPFICQHLAIILPRQRILATMHEAYEKIGAPQSGFGVFIAGPSKTADIEQSLVLGAHGAKSLVVFVVG from the coding sequence ATGAGCAGCAGGGAACAGATACTCAGAGCCGTAAGAGAAAATCAACCAGGATCTTCCGCATTGCCATCTTTGGATGGGCTGTCAGGCTCTATGCCGGCAACGCTGGATGCTTATCGCAAAGTGTTGGAAGGACTGGGTGGCAGTTTGTTTGAGATCAGTGATACTGCTGAGATTCCCGCCTTGCTGGCCCAGCATTACCCCCATCTCAGCAGGGTAATATCAGCTGCTGCTGATTCACGGGAATGGATAAACGAAGATCCGCATCTGCTGGAAGATGTGGACATGGCCATCGTGCCCGGGCAATGGGGCGTGGCTGAAAACGGAGCCATCTGGCTAACGGAACAGGATATACATATAAGAGTGTTACCTTTTATCTGTCAGCACCTCGCTATTATATTACCACGGCAACGGATATTGGCAACCATGCACGAGGCCTATGAAAAAATTGGTGCCCCCCAATCCGGCTTCGGTGTATTCATTGCCGGCCCCTCTAAAACCGCTGACATAGAGCAATCCCTCGTATTAGGCGCCCACGGCGCAAAGAGCCTCGTCGTGTTTGTTGTAGGTTAA
- a CDS encoding lactate utilization protein B, whose product MNRPTTDHATLADKFNEDEPRVNWHDETLWWVRAKRDRQAWSIPEWELLRETASQIKLNVLGNLHDYLIQFEQQALQNGAIVHWAADAAEHNRIVTSILQKHGVKRMVKSKSMLTEECHLNPHLMANGIEVIDTDLGERIVQLAEEPPSHIVLPCIHKKKEEIGELFHEHLGTPAGNADPQFLTAAARQHLRKEFLQSKAAITGVNFAVAETGEMVVCTNEGNADMGAHLADVHIACMGIEKIIPQRKHLGVFLRLLARSATGQPITTYSSHFRKPAPGQELHIVLVDNGRSRQLGREDFRNSLKCIRCGACMNTCPVYRRSGGHSYHTAVAGPIGAILAPNLNMKDYADLPFASTLCGSCSNVCPVKIDIHQQLYKWRQVLVQEGHTTGMKSAGMKIMSAVLSQPGNYKKAGKMGRWVMRAFPGMVNNRLNPWYKQRELPAPPAQSFSEWYAQNKKNKK is encoded by the coding sequence ATGAACAGGCCAACAACTGATCACGCTACACTGGCGGACAAGTTTAATGAAGACGAGCCAAGAGTAAACTGGCATGATGAAACATTGTGGTGGGTAAGAGCCAAGCGTGACCGCCAGGCCTGGAGTATCCCTGAATGGGAGCTGCTCCGGGAAACAGCCTCACAGATTAAATTAAACGTGCTGGGTAACCTGCACGACTATCTGATACAGTTCGAACAACAGGCATTACAGAATGGTGCTATCGTCCACTGGGCGGCAGATGCGGCGGAGCATAACCGCATCGTGACAAGCATCCTTCAAAAACATGGTGTAAAACGAATGGTGAAGAGCAAGTCCATGCTCACCGAAGAGTGTCACCTCAATCCGCATCTCATGGCCAATGGTATCGAAGTAATAGATACCGACCTGGGAGAGAGGATTGTACAGCTGGCGGAAGAACCACCCAGTCATATTGTATTGCCTTGTATCCATAAAAAGAAAGAGGAGATAGGGGAGCTGTTTCATGAACACCTGGGCACACCTGCCGGCAATGCTGATCCGCAGTTTCTCACAGCAGCGGCCCGCCAGCATCTGCGTAAGGAGTTTCTTCAATCAAAGGCCGCTATTACCGGTGTTAATTTTGCTGTGGCCGAAACCGGAGAAATGGTGGTATGCACCAACGAAGGTAATGCCGATATGGGTGCTCATCTGGCCGATGTGCACATTGCCTGTATGGGTATCGAAAAGATCATCCCGCAGCGTAAGCACCTGGGCGTGTTTCTGCGGCTGCTGGCACGCAGTGCCACAGGTCAGCCGATCACCACTTATTCCAGCCATTTCAGAAAACCGGCCCCCGGCCAGGAGCTGCACATCGTTCTGGTGGATAATGGACGCTCCCGGCAATTAGGACGCGAGGATTTCCGTAACTCATTAAAGTGTATCCGTTGTGGTGCCTGTATGAATACCTGCCCGGTATACCGGCGTAGTGGCGGTCATAGTTACCACACGGCGGTAGCAGGCCCTATTGGGGCTATCCTGGCACCTAACCTCAATATGAAGGATTATGCGGACCTGCCTTTTGCTTCTACCTTATGTGGCTCCTGCTCCAATGTATGCCCTGTAAAAATTGATATTCATCAGCAGTTGTATAAATGGCGGCAGGTGTTGGTACAGGAAGGACATACTACCGGTATGAAATCAGCAGGTATGAAGATTATGAGCGCAGTGCTGTCCCAACCAGGCAACTACAAAAAAGCCGGTAAAATGGGTCGCTGGGTAATGCGTGCCTTCCCGGGTATGGTCAACAATCGTTTGAACCCCTGGTATAAACAACGGGAGCTGCCCGCACCGCCGGCACAATCATTCTCCGAATGGTATGCACAAAACAAGAAAAACAAAAAATAA
- a CDS encoding (Fe-S)-binding protein, producing the protein MKVGLFIPCYIDQFYPQVGIATLELLQKLGCEVEYPQGQTCCGQPMANSGYEHLTHQCNSLFVRNFAAYDYIVAPSGSCVLHIKEHLHDPASETAAANIRSRIYELTEFLTDILKVNALPARFPCKVGLHQSCHGQRGLGLAQMSELVAAPFSKPEQLLRMVAGLELVELGRKDECCGFGGTFCVTEEAVSVKMGKDRVADHVKSGATVITGTDVSCLMHLEGILRRQHQPVKVMHIAEILNQTADEQANN; encoded by the coding sequence GTGAAAGTAGGATTATTTATACCGTGTTATATTGATCAGTTTTATCCACAGGTAGGCATCGCCACCCTGGAGCTATTGCAGAAACTGGGTTGTGAGGTGGAATACCCGCAGGGGCAGACCTGTTGTGGTCAGCCCATGGCTAATTCGGGATATGAGCATCTGACACATCAATGTAATAGTCTGTTTGTCCGCAATTTTGCGGCCTACGATTACATCGTGGCTCCTTCCGGCAGCTGTGTGCTGCATATAAAGGAACATCTGCACGATCCGGCCAGCGAAACAGCTGCTGCCAACATACGGTCCCGCATATATGAACTGACCGAATTTCTGACGGATATATTAAAAGTGAACGCGCTGCCGGCACGTTTTCCCTGTAAGGTAGGGCTGCACCAGAGCTGTCACGGACAGCGGGGGCTAGGCCTTGCACAGATGAGTGAACTGGTGGCGGCCCCTTTCTCCAAACCGGAACAGCTGCTGCGTATGGTGGCCGGCCTGGAGCTGGTGGAACTGGGCAGAAAAGACGAGTGCTGCGGCTTCGGCGGAACTTTCTGTGTAACAGAAGAAGCAGTCTCCGTAAAAATGGGAAAAGATCGTGTAGCCGATCACGTTAAAAGTGGTGCTACCGTTATCACCGGTACAGACGTGAGCTGTCTCATGCACCTGGAAGGTATCCTCCGCCGTCAGCATCAGCCGGTGAAAGTGATGCATATTGCTGAAATCCTCAATCAAACAGCCGATGAACAGGCCAACAACTGA
- a CDS encoding LLM class flavin-dependent oxidoreductase encodes MKLSVLDQSPIRNGSNAMEALQESVQLAKLADKLGYTRYWLSEHHNTKSLAGASPEILIARLASETSRIRIGSGGVMLPNHSTLKVAENFRLLEALFPGRIDLGIGRAPGGDRLTARILNPSNTFDPKEFVQQLVDLQAWLTDKAVPGSMQEKIRAIPSIPTSPDLWILTSSGESGMLAAHFGMALSFAHFIYPIGGPEAVSNYRSQFRPSPHLQAPQASVGIFVFCADTEEKAAEMEAVMDHRMLSFEKGQYDVFPTYEEIKGIEYTPEELLRIRANSGRRIAGTPQQVKARLEQLAAAYDVDELVIATITSDHADRLRSYELLAEVFHLTK; translated from the coding sequence ATGAAACTAAGCGTATTGGATCAATCACCTATCAGAAATGGCAGCAATGCCATGGAAGCATTGCAGGAAAGTGTGCAGTTGGCCAAACTGGCAGACAAGCTGGGATATACTCGCTATTGGTTATCAGAACATCATAATACAAAAAGCCTGGCAGGCGCGTCGCCGGAAATACTGATTGCCAGGCTGGCCAGTGAAACATCGCGCATACGAATTGGCTCCGGTGGGGTGATGCTGCCCAATCACAGCACCCTCAAGGTGGCCGAAAATTTCCGGCTGCTGGAAGCATTATTCCCCGGCCGCATAGACCTGGGCATCGGCCGCGCTCCCGGTGGTGACAGGCTTACAGCGCGTATCCTCAATCCGTCCAACACCTTTGATCCCAAAGAATTTGTACAGCAGCTGGTAGACCTGCAGGCATGGCTGACAGACAAGGCGGTGCCCGGGAGTATGCAGGAAAAGATAAGAGCGATTCCTTCCATCCCTACCTCACCGGACCTGTGGATACTTACCTCCAGCGGTGAAAGTGGTATGCTGGCGGCCCATTTCGGGATGGCATTATCTTTTGCCCACTTTATCTACCCTATTGGCGGGCCGGAGGCGGTCAGCAATTACCGCAGTCAGTTCCGCCCTTCTCCTCATTTACAGGCCCCGCAGGCCAGTGTAGGCATCTTCGTTTTCTGCGCTGATACAGAAGAAAAAGCAGCAGAAATGGAAGCGGTAATGGACCATCGTATGCTGAGCTTTGAAAAAGGCCAGTATGATGTGTTTCCAACTTATGAGGAGATAAAGGGCATTGAATATACTCCTGAAGAACTGTTGCGGATAAGAGCTAACAGTGGCCGCAGGATCGCCGGTACACCACAACAGGTGAAGGCGCGCCTCGAACAGCTGGCGGCAGCTTATGATGTGGATGAACTGGTGATCGCTACTATCACCAGCGACCATGCCGATAGGCTCCGTTCCTACGAGCTGCTGGCAGAGGTTTTCCATCTTACAAAATAA